The following proteins are encoded in a genomic region of Cryptomeria japonica chromosome 11, Sugi_1.0, whole genome shotgun sequence:
- the LOC131068571 gene encoding uncharacterized protein LOC131068571, with amino-acid sequence MGDHRFEYGKHLVGRAVNKKFKGFGRFVGKIVSFNSARGFYKVRYDDGDAEELDLEEVKGVLMEEGRKRKRGSEEPVEKKTKGGKEMQEESDPVEKKTRGGKETKEESNPVEKKTRGRKKRKQESIPVEKKTRGRKETKQESNPVEKKTRGRKKSKQESNPVEKKTRGGKETEQESNTVEKKTRGGKETEQESNPVEKKTTGGKEAEQESNPVEKKTRGGNEAEQESNPVEKKTRGGKEAEQESNRNPVEKKTRGGKETEQESSLPLALPEPADQPRKRRKRRGRDSNAGPPRRSSRQAAVAAAKSGKGNGKGVEGARVSGDGVRRRRRRLATKLPLPSSSGDLLVPEESVPSLFYVYTTLRSFSKLLFLSPFGLQDFVGALNCEEANSLMDHVHLALLQTLRRHLEFIVPDEGPAAAAAIRCLRHLDWNLLDRITWPVYLVEYLISQGFSKISGQKLGCLKLCDREYYTTSVSMKLTVLEFLCNEVMETEEIRPEISTRLGDVEIDGEDNLINALASVAEKKPRRGRRRILKHCSKEGVILDSNKTDDQESSISNPRTGVNTGYAMSMVKFQGNSGHIQNKRCETARSEGNDVENLNSDECCLCRMDGVLICCDGCPAAYHSRCVGVSKDALPEGDWYCPECLVKKAPRGFAVLKGLQGAEFLGMDAHGRIYFSICGYLLVADSATDPVTTYYYYNKDDSMKVLDILDTSTPLYVTIHNAMVQSWDKSRTMSKASLDKADKFFEKCTSESSIISVSHSLVHQEQESAPLIPSVTSQKNAILKNDSFLKGRLVENFVAGGKEDVEMMDAYQSNGDALIASSESSLETSLNVDAQVSEKNHEQQIICSNAPCSVDFTKNCLVQGQQLIEADTGNATFQVKQQPERSEICTMRAPGQMVLVDSPLKRRVTFQVNAYENQYILGDVAASAAANLAVNIADKENSVQRSSKRSLLIATTEQRKIREQMKAFSKAAAQFSWPCLTKKYAEVQKEKCGWCHFCKSSTSNLSGCILHMASENAAAGALGGAVAFTPSKYDDGHFPDIVAYILYMEDRLYGLLGGPWENPLYRKYWRKYLEHASSIAEVKHSLLELELSIKPIALSADWCKAVDDANPGVSTSQISASVAGQSPKRGRPRRNSMNWSRAVNDATSGASTSQVSGSVPVHTPKRGRPRKNLVNSCKTVDNATSGASASQISANVAAQTPKRGRPRKIFVNWFKSVNDATPGVSTSQISVSVSDQTPKRGRPRRNSAADKTSPALVEATSFGVNWWRGCRLLGRAHCQSFLPYIIARRAGRQAGLRKIPGICYAEDLEIPRRSKRYTWRAAVEMARNVSQLALQVRILSACIKWNDIVSVEDFPRSKGGEEKGTSGYNKAAICAKSSEKGVIKYLVDFGKQKTIPIHIVKHGIKHEDAEKGKIKYWISENFVPLFLLKEFRKKPLRGRPKKDSNKFPKFLFRLSRTSNSDVFSFLLDKAEGRHKCSCGHCKMDVLIWKAVQCQICEGSFHRKCALPILDSSDCKLACYKCYNIKHHEGDTNMYSEKNAVSAHKRSKIAKEPVKIGMSSPGGKRKKYKSHQSLSKTEGAVNLDLKTLNANSDKFDVATHKSSMLVKEPVENGISLPDKKQKKYKRQEPVENGLSLPDKKQKKYKRHQSHSEIVAEQKINSITKSLVRKVKRGGRLDGLLWKKKRTGELGKEFRQTKLLLPCQSSMDASKKPFCFLCSEAYNSQLIYVGCESCTEWFHGDAFGLTMENVADLIAFKCHKCRKRNRPACPYAKNLEGKIPDMKIKTDNGEMLDAAENSKPSNVFYSRRRIVSNDEPHVMLVSSDVHAGIKMECDFEYVSLSDTEQFFNSIPIPISQEPITPKRNCTFFKDYLQGQSTNCLQIRKEDDLGETSMGSEMMSGVIDSSIKDYLQDKVINCAQSVGEDKLRETFMGSEMENNHTDSSFKYYLQDEVTNFLQNGLEDKSRQAQIRSELKNNGVVQSIPGFQTQSMLSYMELLASDDDKIENLFDLSQDGVLSWSANLLPIDEAVNGSQLHGLVDGPNLSSRATISQNNSEKVQSHLANTFPLESFVNQPYSTGTEIKSDENKMEKCPNCDLKEVPLDLQCRMCGTAIHFHCHKLAPTGCWSESGWLCGCCEAGFVQG; translated from the exons atgggagatcacaggtTCGAATATGGCAAGCATCTTGTGGGCAGAGCGGTGAACAAGAAGTTCAAGGGTTTCGGTCGCTTTGTTGGCAAAATTGTTAGCTTTAATTCGGCTAGAGGGTTTTACAAGGTGCGCTACGACGACGGGGATGCAGAGGAGCTGGATTTGGAGGAGGTGAAAGGGGTTttaatggaagaaggaagaaagCGGAAGCGCGGTAGTGAGGAGCCTGTTGAGAAGAAGACCAAAGGCGGGAAGGAAATGCAAGAGGAGAGTGATCCTGTTGAGAAGAAGACCAGGGGCGGGAAGGAAACGAAAGAGGAGAGTAATCCTGTAGAGAAAAAGACTAGGGGCAGAAAGAAAAGGAAACAGGAGAGTATTCCTGTTGAAAAAAAGACCAGGGGCCGGAAGGAAACGAAACAGGAGAGTAACCCTGTTGAGAAAAAGACTAGGGGCAGGAAGAAATCGAAACAGGAGAGTAATCCTGTTGAGAAAAAGACCAGGGGTGGGAAAGAAACGGAGCAGGAGAGTAATACTGTTGAGAAAAAGACCAGGGGCGGGAAGGAAACGGAACAGGAGAGTAATCCTGTTGAGAAAAAGACCACGGGCGGGAAAGAAGCGGAACAGGAGAGTAATCCTGTTGAGAAAAAGACCAGGGGCGGGAATGAAGCGGAACAGGAGAGTAATCCTGTTGAGAAAAAGACCAGGGGTGGGAAGGAAGCGGAACAGGAGAGTAATCGTAATCCTGTTGAGAAAAAGACCCGGGGCGGGAAGGAAACGGAACAGGAGAGTAGCCTTCCACTGGCTTTGCCGGAGCCAGCTGATCAGCCCCGGAAACGGAGAAAGCGGCGGGGGAGAGATTCGAATGCAGGACCTCCGCGAAGGAGCTCTCGACAGGCGGCGGTGGCCGCGGCGAAAAGTGGGAAAGGGAATGGCAAGGGTGTTGAAGGCGCCAGGGTTAGTGGCGATGGTGTTCGTCGGCGACGGCGGCGTTTGGCTACCAAACTCCCGCTGCCTTCGTCCTCCGGAGATCTGCTTGTACCCGAGGAATCCGTGCCCAGTCTCTTTTATGTGTATACTACTTTGAGGAGTTTTAGCAAGCTGTTGTTTTTGAGCCCCTTTGGCCTTCAGGATTTTGTCGGAGCTTTGAATTGTGAAGAAGCTAATTCTCTCATGGACCATGTTCATCTCGCACTTCTGCAGACGTTGCGTCGGCATCTCGAATTTATTGTCCCCGACGAGGGCCCTGCCGCTGCTGCTGCGATCCGTTGTCTCAG GCACTTGGATTGGAATCTCCTAGACAGGATAACATGGCCTGTTTATTTGGTTGAATACCTAATAAGTCAAGGATTCAGTAAAATTTCTGGCCAGAAACTTGGTTGCCTGAAGCTTTGCGATAGAGAGTACTACACTACATCAGTGTCAATGAAGCTAACAGTTTTAGAGTTTCTATGTAATGAGGTGATGGAAACTGAAGAAATAAGGCCAGAAATCAGTACCCGTCTAGGAGATGTGGAGATTGATGGAGAGGATAACTTGATCAATGCTTTGGCTAGTGTAGCTGAAAAGAAGCCtaggagggggaggaggaggataCTCAAACATTGTTCTAAAGAGGGTGTGATATTAGATTCTAACAAAACAGACGATCAGGAAAGCTCGATATCAAATCCAAGAACAGGTGTTAATACAGGTTATGCAATGAGCATGGTAAAATTTCAGGGTAATTCAGGTCACATCCAGAATAAACGTTGTGAAACAGCAAGATCTGAGGGAAATGATGTAGAAAATTTGAACAGTGATGAATGCTGTCTCTGCAGGATGGATGGGGTTTTGATTTGCTGTGATGGTTGTCCTGCTGCATACCATTCTAGATGTGTTGGGGTCTCAAAAGATGCTTTACCTGAAGGAGATTGGTATTGCCCAGAGTGTTTAGTCAAAAAAGCCCCCAGAGGATTTGCGGTATTGAAGGGCTTGCAAGGAGCTGAGTTTCTGGGAATGGATGCACACGGACGAATATACTTCTCTATTTGTGGTTACTTACTAGT GGCTGATTCTGCTACAGATCCAGTTACTACCTACTATTATTACAACAAAGATGATTCTATGAAGGTTCTGGATATATTAGATACATCAACTCCATTATATGTTACTATACATAATGCAATGGTACAATCCTGGGATAAAAGTAGGACAATGAGTAAAGCATCCCTTGACAAAGCAGATAAGTTTTTTGAGAAGTGCACTTCAGAATCATCCATCATATCTGTATCGCATTCTCTTGTACACCAGGAACAGGAGAGTGCACCTTTAATTCCATCTGTAACTTCCCAAAAGAATGCTATCCTCAAGAATGATTCCTTTTTAAAAGGAAGACTTGTTGAGAACTTTGTTGCAGGAGGCAAAGAAGATGTTGAAATGATGGATGCATATCAAAGTAATGGTGATGCTCTAATAGCAAGTTCTGAAAGTTCTTTGGAAACGTCTTTGAATGTTGATGCACAAGTGTCTGAGAAAAACCATGAGCAACAGATTATTTGTTCTAATGCCCCTTGTAGTGTCGACTTTACAAAAAATTGTCTAGTTCAGGGTCAACAACTAATTGAAGCAGATACCGGCAATGCAACTTTCCAGGTGAAGCAACAACCTGAACGGTCTGAGATTTGCACCATGCGTGCACCTGGTCAAATGGTTTTGGTTGATAGCCCTCTTAAGAGACGAGTGACTTTTCAAGTAAATGCTTATGAAAATCAATACATTTTAGGGGATGTGGCTGCGTCAGCTGCTGCAAATTTAGCAGTTAATATTGCTGATAAGGAAAATAGTGTACAGCGATCTTCAAAAAGGTCTCTATTGATTGCAACTACAGAACAAAGGAAAATCAGAGAACAGATGAAAGCATTTTCGAAGGCAGCTGCACAATTTTCCTGGCCATGTTTAACCAAAAAATATGCTGAAGTGCAGAAAGAAAAATGTGGATGGTGCCATTTTTGCAAATCTTCTACAAGTAATCTTAGTGGTTGCATATTGCATATGGCTTCTGAGAATGCTGCGGCAGGGGCTCTAGGGGGGGCAGTCGCTTTTACTCCGTCAAAGTATGATGATGGTCATTTTCCAGACATTGTTGCCTATATTCTATATATGGAGGATCGATTGTATGGTCTTCTTGGTGGTCCATGGGAGAATCCATTGTACAGGAAATATTGGCGTAAATATCTTGAGCATGCATCAAGTATTGCCGAGGTCAAGCATTCTCTATTGGAA CTAGAGTTGAGTATTAAACCCATTGCACTTTCAGCAGATTGGTGTAAAGCTGTAGATGATGCCAATCCTGGTGTCTCCACCAGTCAAATTAGTGCAAGTGTAGCTGGCCAATCACCAAAGCGAGGACGCCCTAGAAGGAATTCTATGAATTGGTCTAGAGCTGTCAATGATGCCACTTCTGGGGCCTCCACTAGTCAAGTTAGTGGAAGTGTACCTGTCCACACACCAAAGCGAGGACGCCCTAGAAAGAACCTTGTGAATTCGTGTAAAACTGTGGACAATGCCACTTCTGGTGCTTCTGCTAGCCAAATTAGTGCAAATGTAGCTGCACAAACGCCAAAGCGTGGACGCCCTAGAAAGATTTTTGTGAATTGGTTTAAATCTGTCAATGATGCTACTCCTGGGGTCTCCACTAGTCAAATTAGTGTAAGTGTATCTGATCAGACACCAAAGCGAGGACGCCCTAGAAGGAACTCTGCTGCTGACAAAACAAGTCCTGCTTTAGTGGAAGCCACCTCATTTGGGGTAAACTGGTGGAGAGGCTGCAGACTTTTAGGTCGAGCACATTGTCAGAGTTTCTTACCTTACATTATAGCTCGGAGAGCTGGACGCCAAG CTGGGTTGAGAAAAATACCTGGCATTTGCTATGCTGAGGATCTAGAAATACCGAGAAGATCCAAAAGGTACACATGGAGAGCTGCTGTTGAAATGGCTAGGAACGTATCACAACTTGCTTTACAG GTCAGGATTCTTAGTGCATGTATCAAATGGAATGATATTGTGAGCGTAGAAGATTTTCCACGATCTaaaggaggagaagagaaaggaactagtGGATACAATAAGGCAGCTATTTGTGCCAAGAGTTCAGAAAAGGGTGTGATAAAGTATTTAGTGGATTTTGGGAAACAAAAAACCATTCCAATCCACATTGTCAAACATGGAATAAAGCATGAGGATGCTGAAAAGGGAAAGATCAAATATTGGATAAGTGAGAATTTTGTGCCTTTGTTTCTTCTCAAAGAGTTTCGGAAGAAACCATTGCGTGGTCGCCCCAAAAAGGATTCAAATAAATTTCCCAAGTTTCTTTTTAGATTGTCCAGAACTTCCAATTCAGATGTATTTTCTTTCCTCTTGGATAAAGCAGAAGGTCGTCACAAATGTTCATGTGGTCACTGCAAAATGGATGTACTGATCTG GAAAGCAGTTCAATGCCAAATTTGTGAAG GTTCTTTTCATCGCAAGTGTGCATTACCAATCTTGGATTCATCTGACTGCAAGTTGGCTTGTTACAAATGCTATAATATTAAGCATCATGAGGGGGATACTAACATGTATTCAGAGAAGAATGCTGTTTCAGCTCACAAACGCTCTAAGATTGCAAAAGAACCAGTGAAGATTGGAATGTCTTCTCCAGGTGGAAAACGAAAGAAATACAAAAGTCACCAGTCTCTCAGTAAAACCGAAGGAGCTGTTAATTTGGATCTAAAAACACTCAATGCGAATTCAGATAAGTTTGATGTGGCAACTCACAAAAGCTCCATGCTTGTAAAAGAACCAGTGGAAAATGGAATATCTTTGCCAgataaaaaacaaaagaaatacaaGAGGCAAGAACCAGTGGAAAATGGATTATCTTTACCCgataaaaaacaaaagaaatacaaGAGGCATCAATCTCACAGTGAAATTGTTGCAGAACAGAAGATTAACAGTATTACAAAGTCTCTGGTTCGCAAAGTCAAAAGAGGTGGTCGTTTGGATGGTCTTTTGTGGAAGAAAAAGAGGACTGGCGAGTTAGGAAAGGAATTCAGACAGACCAAGCTTCTACTTCCATGTCAGAGTAGCATGGATGCCTCTAAAAAGCCTTTCTGTTTTCTCTGTTCCGAGGCATATAATTCTCAGCTTATATATGTTGGATGCGAATCTTGTACTG AATGGTTTCATGGAGATGCCTTTGGGCTTACCATGGAGAATGTTGCTGATTTGATTGCTTTCAAGTGTCACAAATGTCGCAAGAGGAATAGACCGGCCTGTCCTTATGCCAAGAACCTAGAGGGTAAAATACCTGACATGAAGATTAAAACAGATAATGGAGAAATGCTAGATGCAGCTGAAAATAGTAAGCCATCAAATGTTTTTTATAGCAGGCGGAGAATCGTTTCCAATGATGAGCCTCATGTTATGTTGGTTAGCAGCGATGTGCATGCAGGGATCAAAATGGAATGTGATTTTGAATATGTGTCACTTTCTGATACAGAACAATTTTTTAATTCAATACCTATTCCTATCTCCCAAGAGCCGATAACTCCCAAAAGAAATTGTACTTTTTTTAAAGATTACCTGCAGGGACAATCGACAAATTGCTTACAAATTAGGAAGGAAGATGATCTAGGAGAGACATCTATGGGATCTGAAATGATGAGTGGTGTTATTGACTCTTCTATTAAAGATTACCTGCAGGACAAAGTGATTAACTGCGCACAAAGTGTTGGAGAAGACAAGTTGAGAGAAACATTTATGGGATCAGAAATGGAGAATAATCATACCGACTCTTCTTTTAAATATTACCTGCAGGATGAAGTGACAAACTTCCTGCAAAACGGGCTGGAAGACAAATCAAGACAGGCACAGATAAGATCTGAATTAAAGAACAACGGTGTTGTTCAGAGTATTCCTGGTTTCCAAACACAATCCATGCTTTCATACATGGAATTGTTGGCATCTGACGATGATAAAATAGAAAATCTTTTTGATCTTTCACAAGATGGTGTCCTTAGCTGGTCTGCTAATTTACTTCCCATTGATGAGGCAGTAAATGGGTCT